The sequence TCTCCCCATGTGCTCTGTTTTACATTTGATTCTATCGATCGGAAGGTTTATGCGGAATTCGCACTACCACTCATGGAGGTATGTCCAAATCTGATGATtttcaattctcgcttaacaatTGATTAAGGCTtacaatgaaaagtaaacaaattcgaTTTTAACACACTTCGACAGCATCCTCTAATAGCTactaatagtataaaaatgttccgcatcttcaattaaattactaagaaaaaactaatttttaattGGGCCTATGACgcgttattttcaaaatatgtgtaggtccaccctaaaaaacggccaagctactcgtttttttttctgtctgggATAAGCCTTCTCCAGCTTCGGGCCGATAACGGGATTTTTTCTGAACCGTTATCGGCCCGACCTCGGAGAGAGAAAATATCCCTTCCCGAAAAGCCTTATCCCGTGTTTACTTTCGAAAAATGCCATCTTTTGATTATCTATcccctcatactttgagtagaactgaccgataaagccgTTAAACAAATCATTCATCACAATCACGGCcgtaaaatctgttttttttattaaggagactcAAATCTGTTTTAATTatcataataaaaaaatcatacatatGATGACAGGAAATTTATTGGAAACTGATGGAAAAATCAACCTGTATCTGGTAGAAGGGCGAATGGGGTCGTTGAATAATGATGTCACATGTTTTAGAGGggaggggtctaagattttgtgacagtacatatactaggtatacaaaaaagcgtgacagaggggggaaggggggtctggaaatccaaaaaaatagtggacgtcatagttgaatcaccccaatgtcgcaagagagaattctcttcgtcgacttctcCTCTTTTAAATACAAACGACAAGCAGTGattttctttgcagtttatcacctcagaatgcaagttcgcactgttttctatcgtgctgaggtgataaaccacaaagaaattagctgcttgtcacttaatttaaaaactatatacagttacaaattttttcatcaaatagaTATActtcctctcttgcgacattcgcccttattccagatagagcttgaaatatcgattttttttcttgtccaaTGGCCTTTAGGATGTCCGTGGATACGTAACTGTGACGGGCCCAATCCAAGACAAGGCGATGTTCGCTCGAGTAACACACACGCGTCCTCGCCATTGCTGATAACTTGCGTTATTACACTcaccttcgcctcagctcgtcttgGAATCTATTGTGTCTATAGTTTTACATCCGTTGCTCGATATGTAGACGAAATAGCGAATTTTCGATCCGCAAATATACTGCTGTTACACGcgtaactgtcccatgtacaaagggaatcccagcaaaccaTATATACACCATTATTCTATTTACGTGGTGTTAAATATCTATCCGTTACCAACCACATAATTTGACCAAAATACGCATAAGTCCTTTCTTACATATCTAAATAAAAATACTGtccttttaatttaaaaattatatacagttacaaaatttttcatcaaatagATATACTTTAGTAATATATGTACATACCTTAGTTAGTGTAGAATCAATTAGCAGCAATCGATGATTTTCAAAATCCGATACAATCACATCCCCTTGCGGCGTAAAGCAGGCCCCACGAGGTGTCGTCAATCCTTTCAGGTAGCGACTATGGTTCACTCCGTCGAAGCTGAAGCGCGAAATGAATTGGCCATCGGAGTTGAACAATTGAATTCGGTGGTTGCGCGAATCCGTCACCAATATCTCGCCTTTAACATTGACAGCCACATCCCAGGGGTACTGGAATTGACCGCAGTCTTTGCCGTAGCTTCCGAACTTCAGCAGGAATAGCCCATTGGGGGAAAACACCTGCACACGGTGGTTATCTTTGTCCACCACGATGATTCGGTTTTGAGCGTCGGTACAGATGCCCGCCGGTAGATCGAATTGGCCGTTCGCTGTTCCTTTGGATCCGAATTTCAACTTGAAGGTACCATCCGGATAAAACACTTGCACTCTATTATTGCGACGATCTGCCACCAAAACGTGTCCATCTTTATCAACAGAGATTCCCCATGGACGAGAAACTTGTCCATCTTCGTGACCATCAAAACCAAAAGTTGTGCTCGGCCCAACAGCTGGCTTTGTCGAAACATGCACAGTACAGCCAGGAATGCTCTGTCCTAGAACAGGCATTCCAGGAATTGGCCCAATGCCGATCGATGTTGGAGATGTGCCAAGTGAAGTTTTGGACGACGGTGTCTGTTCCCACGATGATGCGGAACCTAAACGTTGTGCTGGGGTTGAACTACGGATGATAGGACGGCGAGTCAGTATATTCCCACTTGGTGGTTGAATGCATACATTGGAACCATTCGAAAACGAGTTGCTACGTTGGCCAACTAAAAGTACGTCACCTTGCATACGGATATCTTGCAATAGCTCAAAGTTAGGAGCCACAAACGATATGAATTCCTCTTTTGGTTGCAAATTCTTATACATGGCTGCAAATTGCTCCATTTGATTTTCTCCGGCCGTTAAGGCCTTCGCTATGTCCATGTTGTTCATAGAATCTACCGCATCTAAGGTTTTAGTAAGCATATCTGATGTTTGGGAAAGACCTGCCAAAGCTGCACGCAGTCCTGCCATCTGGTCTGAAAGAGATGTTAGTTTTTGCTGTCGAAACTTATCGACGCGTTCCAACAAAGTGCGTTCACGATCTTCAGCGGCTAAAATAAAATGTCTCATAGCCTTACGGATCCTTGCTGAAACATCCATTGCATCTCTTTCGACCGCTTGTGAAAACGTCACTGCACGGTCAATGCTAGCTTTAATATATTTGGTTCCCAGCTTACCGCTTTCGATGATTGACAAAATTTTCTCAGAAGCACCGTGCGATACATTAGCTACCGGAATGCAGGAATGGTCTTTGTGATCCCATAGGGTGCATTCCTGGCAAACAATTTTCTTGCACGATTCGCACAAGTAGCGTAGCACCTCGCCATGTACATCGCAGTGTGGTTGATTAGCCACAGGAATACTGTGTACTCCTGCGGCCGATCCAATTGGCGAAATTGTGTGTATTGAGATCACACAGTGATCTTTTGCGAACGTATTCTTATTATGTCCATGAGTGCAGTCCTCACAAAGGACATCGTTGCAGTCCAGACAGCGACTGATTGCATGCGTGTCGCAGCGTCCACAAACGGCGCCCAGTGAGGAAGCACAATGTGAACTCCCGTTTGATGAGTTTGTCTGTGGCGAAGTACTCGGAGTCATGTGAGTACCTATTGCACCTAGAATATCATGGGACGGAACGCTTCCGCTGGAAGTTCCTATCGCGCCTAGCACGTTAGAAAATAATACGTCATCGGTGAGACTATCCCTTTCCAGGGATGCTGGATTGCTGAAGTTCGTAGCATTGCTACTGGCACTAAAATAAAAGGCATGCGTTACACCCGGTAATACTTATCGGACCGAATCATACTACCTCTGCGGCACCGTTACTGGGCCGGAGCAAATCTTCCCCGGAGCATCCCACCGCGGCAGGGCATTGAACAGGTTCGAGAAGAAAATGTGATCGTTGGAGTTGAAAGCACCATTGCCATCTTTGTTGTTGGGTTGCTTGGGGTTTCCGGACTGTTGAGTTATCTGCATTGATGAAGCACCATTAGATAGAAGTGCCATAGCGGTTCTGCAATGGGAATAGAGAAGAAAATATGACTGTTAGTGTCTATGGTCAATGtttttaatgtgtttttttcgtgctagattttatttatatgatCAAACTCGCTCTAAACTCTCTAAAAACTCTAGTTGTTGCAAATGCTGAAAAATGTGTGAATCTGGGCCGTGAactacacctgtgttcagacaAATAGCAGCGGAGaccttttttcatacaaaatgccctactttgacaagctgtaactttgttaCCCGATGACCGATTAgactgaaattttggcagtaaACTACAAATATGCTGAAGTTTTCATATGTTTAGAATCAAATTTATCTAACCACTCGTTAAAAATTACACACTAggtcaaattattcaaaataatagcaTTTTTTTAGATATTAGATAGAAATTCAAATGTCATATTCCACATTTCATATTATTCCTATAATCTACGTAATGTCTCTCAGTAACTACATACAAGTTAATAACGTTTTAACCAAttgtttttcagatatttcaaaaacaaaaactgctattattttcaacaatttgTTATGTAAATGTGTGAATGTAAACAGTGTATCTGTTaaacgaaaattaaaaatattaccGAAACCGCTTGATTTATTGGtacacaaaaacaatagtgtccaactaggaactTTGTTCCGTCGAAtaaaacaagttgcattcgaatcGGGCAAGTCTTTCTATACGAAACGCgttcaacaaaaaaatatgcatgggctacacacacacgcacagacaGACATGCGCTCAGTTTTTtttagctgagtcgattggtatataacactatgggtctccaagcctTTTATCAGTGAAATGGATAgtcttctggtacaactttattgtacgagaaaggcaaaaaccttgCATAGAGATACAACTTTCCCAATCCAAGTGTCACGCCACCCCCTGCCAATCATCCACTGTGGCGAATTTGGGCCGTGGCCATCATAATCGTTGACCAATACAGCGATCTACCGACCAGCAGTGCGAAGGTAGATGGCTACGatgtagatagatagatagcagtataaaaacaaaacaatctaTGCACTATATATAAGTTGCTAACCGCTACAAATTGTGTTCGCTCAGAAGAACTTGGAGTCTCCAACTCACCACAACAtcctaaaagattttttgtacGTGGGTTACAAGGATGGATGGACATCACAGTCAAACGGGATTCGCGTGCAAGCTATGCAGTCAGCTCGATGCGTACCATACCATACCTCGAGTTCCATCAGCTGCAAAACATTTTCACTCCATACAACTATTGAGCCGCAAATGACATTCCGGAGCCAAATCCATGTTCAACGAATTATGTCCAGTATCAGGCCGTGCGATCGGCTACCATCCGTGAGCCCTTCCAACAATTCACGTCGTCGTCAAGGAAACTGCAAGCATTTCCCGTGACGGTTTACTCGGAGGACAATTCAGCGGTATAAtgtagggggccctccttagccgtgcggtaagatgcgcggctacaaagcaagaccatgctgagggtggctgggttctattcccggtgccggtctaggcaattttcggattggaaattgtctcgacttccctgggcataaaagtatcatcgtgctagcctcatgataaacgaatgcaaaaatggtaacctggcttagaaacctcgcagctaataactgtggaagtgcttaatgaacactaagctgcgtggcggctctgtcccagtgtggggatgtaatgccaataagaagaagaagaagaagaagaatgttccGGGTCATGACGTAGGCGTTAATATACAACAGAGCTAGAACCAACTTCAAGTACTGCCATCCGGTACAGCGCAATACCAAATCCCCCGCCGGTGAGTCACCAGTCCTTCGCTTCTGGAAATGGAGGTCGTTCTGCATGGGTACATCGAGAACAATAATCGAATCATCCAGATGGATCGCAGAATTCGCATCATTGGACGCAGAATGAGCCACCAGAAGTCCTCAACTCGCAAAAAAAATGCCGCAAGGCAGGGCGTTGGCAAAGATCTGCCGACCTTCAGCGGCTGCTCATCAGCAGCCTAGAGCTGTCAACAGCAGCGTGTGGGTACACGGATGCAGAAAACCTTGTACGCCTCCAAAGATGTCTTACTGGACATGCGCGTGAAGCGGTACGTAGCAGACTGATACTTGCTACCAACGTGCCGTATGATATTTAAATGCTCCGCACGTTGTATGGTCGTCCAGAACTACTGATTCGATCGCTACACGAGAAGATACGTCGAACCCCTTGTCCTAGGCATGATCGTCCGGAATCAATTTTGGAGTTTGGGCTAGCGATGCAGAATTTCTTGGACCACCTTCAGGCGGCGCACCAGAAAGAGAATTTATCTAACCCAATGCTCATGCAGGAATTGGTCAAGAAGCTTCCAGGGATATTCACGGATAAACTCGCTAGCGCCGCTAACTAGCTTTGAGCTCCCAAGACTCTCAAGAGGAATACGCGGAGAAGCAGCAGCGACCGAGGGAAAAAGCTAGAATTCAAGCCCACTCTACTGAGGCAACTTCATTCCAGAGACCAGTTACCGGTGATGCACGCAAACCAGCAAAGATGTGTGCAGTTTTTGAAAGCAAGGGCCACAGAGTGGCTGACTGCTCCAAGTTCAAGCAACTTGACTTGGATGAGCGGTGGAAACAAGTTCAGAATCGAGGTCTTTGTCGAACATGTCTCAAAAACCATGatgaagggccgtttggccgaaagttttttgggcgaatataccatttggccgaacagacattaggtcgaaagttatttgaccgaaagggtcataaggcaaaatggtcatttggccgaataagccatttggccaaataggacatttgatcgaataggtcatttggccgaacaggacgtttggccgaataggtcatttggccgaataggtcatttggccgaataggacgtttggccaaataggttatttggtcgagcagaacgtttggccgaataggtcatttgaaaagtgaggaatgaggtatgaaaagtgagacgtctcacttctcattacttatttcccacttctcactgtgacaagtgagaagtgagacgtctcactactcacttctcttttcacactgctcactgtaaaaagtgagtagggcgaggtgagaagtgaaaagtctcATTActaactttttacagtgagaaaagaaatatgaggagtaagaaggaaGACGTCTCAATATTCACTGCTCAGTTCTCATtactcgctgtaaaaagtgagaagtgagtagtgagacggctcacttctcacttcgcacttcattttttttacagcgggaagtgagaaatgaggagtgagatgctggaactcctcacttctcactcttcatttctcacttctcactgtgagatgtgagaaatgagaagtgagtagtgagacgtctcacatttcacagtgagaagtgggaaataagtagtgagacgtctcagttTTCACACCTcagttctcatttttcaaatgacatattcggccaaatgttcggtcaaatgacctattcagccaaatgtactattcggtcaaatgttatattcggccaaatatcgtattcggccgaatgtcctatCCGGTCGAATGTCAAATGGTCGAATAGTTCAACATATTTAGCCATATTACTCGTCagcaaatgaccatttcgaccaaataagaCTTCAGGCCAAATTGCCCTTACTGCCAAACGGCCACATGACCTATTCGAGCAAAAGGCTTTATCGGCTAAATTATCAGTTCGGTCGTATGTCAAtttcttccaatgtttgttggttAATAGCCGTTTAGGCCAGACGGAActcggttagatgactttcagcTTAATTGGATATTCAGCCAAACAGCTTTGcggtgaattttgaaatttccgaagaatttattATGGATAATATAGAGATTTTTCCatggaaatccaaagaaattcctttaaaattctgaaaaacttCCCGAACAGTTTTCCGTGAAACTTAAAATTTTACGTGGAAATACTTAAGAATTTTAGTgagaattctaaaaaaatccatttgaaCTTCCAAAGAATTGTTCTTCGAAGTTTCAAAAAAGTCCCGCGCAAATTAcgaaaaatttcccgtggaTCTGTCTGTTTCCCGCGGatactccgaaaaaaaaactattaaaatttggaagagtatcagttggaAATTCCGGAAGATTTTCCAAACATTTCCATTTGGAAAATCGAAACAATTTTTCTTAAGAATTCAGAAACAgcgtaaaaaaacaaaaataagaaacaaatcaaatgaaGAATGAATATGGGTGCTAcaagatgaagtgccgaacagttcccctacttgcCAAATAAAATTAGCTAATCATCTAAAATGTATcgaatatttcaaatttagtcATAAACATCAGGTCTTTCAGATTCAATCTAGAGATTGCAGTTTCTTGTTTTCAAATCAAATTACATTACATAACTCTCAAAAAGGATCTACAACAAAAAAGAGCAAGTAAACATGTCTCGAATACGAAACAGAGGAAACGATCATTCATTGCAACGATTGCACAGCACACACCAGCATTAATCTTCTGCAGGCCTCGTTCACTCCGCATACTTTGTAGCCCTTTATTCGGCTATGCTTTCCACCAAACAAATTCAACAACAAGAACAGCAGCATAAAAAAACAAGGCTTTATAATAGTGGTGGAGAGTATCATAGTCCACAGCATTAAGTTGTGAGTGAGCATAGCATTCGGTACCATACAGAGACATGTGTAATCCAAAACCGAGATACGAACTGGCTGGCTATACTACGTTTACAGCAATGGGGCATCGAGCACGACAACGCCAAGAGATAGAAGAGGAACCAAAATAATGCAGGGACTGcctcaacatttttatttacgTTTTCAACTTTTCTTCTTCAGCTCGCTTCTTCCTTCCACCCTCATTTTTCACGTTCTTTCCACGATCATGGCTCTGTATTTGTGCCATTCATCTACACAAGCTGCTGGCCGGGAAGGTACCGCATACCTACTTGCACCCGAAGCATAGCAGGAAAACACCCCATCGAATCGTGATCTCCTCCGATACCCATGACGAGTGTTGGCTGCCGAGCCCATCCAACTATGAAACGACTTCCGCAAACCACACTGCCAGGCACGGTCTATATGCAATGCATGCAACCAAACAATGCAAAACATGTGCATCCATTTTCAGTCGATCATCGAGATGAAGATAAAATTGTCGAATTTAGAAACCATGATCAGTACCGTGGGTTCGTTATCTTTTACTTTAACTTCTCCGACTCATACCAAGTCAAGTTCCCAGACATGCCGTGTTCACACTTATCATGATGATTCACATGGTAACGGCACATATGAACATTACTACTTTTGCCATTGTCGTATATAATATGAGGATAAGAAAACTTCAAGTACggtaaaaatgttgaaatgattGAGAAAGCATCCTATAAAAAAATTGTTGTACGGTTAATCATACGTTATCAAACCTTCATGAATCTATGATGGATGTCTAGCAAGCATTAGCAAGATTGAGGGGGTGCGCTACGAGTATCTGTTTACCAAGTAGGTGTGTCACAAACGGCGTCTATCCTGGCATACTGAATAATGAATGCTTCTCCCGGATATTACTCCTAAGATGGCAGCCACTTCCGCCGTAACAACCTTATTTACTTGACCTACAAGCTACAGCTCCCGAAACTACAATAGTGTTCAAAATTCGCCACAGGAAAATTATCAAAGGTACCGAAAGCGATATATCGTGATGTCTAAGTTGGACAAAAACAAATGCCAAGAATCTTGGACCAAGATGCATACGAAAAGCTACTAGTCGTTTTAAACGCTCAGTTGGTACGCTGGGTTCGAGCACtttgaacaacttcttcaagtgtCAGCCAGACCACCAGCATTTACACTTGATCCGCTTAGGGCTCGACATATCATACAGGTCAATACCAAAGCTGCATTATAACGAAAGATCCAATCGGTGACCTGACTGTTTGCAATAATTAGTGAGGCATTACGTAGGTGTGTACAATTCACAAAATTCTATGCAAAGTGGGTTCTATGCAAAACATATAAAAAACGTATTAGTCAACCCACCAAAGTCCGAATATCCAATTCCACGCTGTACGCTAATGAAACATGATGTGTATCATTGGATAACATTCAATGGCTGCTACAGGTATTCATCAACATATGCCTGTACTACATATTCCGAGCTTCAATTGGATCTCAAACATTGAACTCATTCACCGGTGTCGAGCCGATAGCAACTAATATTTGGGAATGGAAGTAAGGCTGGGTCAGCCACGCCATACGTAGGAGCAGAAAtgaaatctgcaaacaaaaaCTAGATCGGAACCCAGTAAGACATAGCTGCTGAGACAGGCCCAGAgcctaaaaaaataaataaaaaggttGACCAGATTATGTAACCTGGAAAAAAAAGTTGAGGCGATAGCAAACATTCGGCCATGTTGGAGATCTATCAAGTCAGCAACACCGACTTGATAGTAATTAGAATTATGGACTACGTAAAGTTAACAGTAAGAGCAAAATCCAGCCACACAAGTGATCCACTACTGGTCATTGTACTCTACTCGCAAGAATACGTGAAACGGTGAATGTTTGCGCTTAATTTTATCATTTCGCTGCAACTTTCACCGTCCAACAATTTTTGCTTGAGTTGTTCAGTGCCATCATAGCCGCCAAAGCGCTCGGTAAAAAGAAGGAATTTCGTGGCTTGCCTTGTGATGGTATGAAATCGGCACGACACAAAAGTGGAAATCCTCAGTTGTCTTCTTTTCTGCAATATTTTTATCGTCAGATTGGCTGCGGGTCAACTTTCGATCACGTTTTCGAAGCATTcgaattgtttttgatattGAAGTTAAATCAATGAATTAATGTTTTATTACAATAATTACATACAGACATACAGACTCTATAACAAGGCCCGAATGAAAAATTGCCGAAAATAACAAATgtttgattaattattttagagcgtcttaggggaaatgctacaaggttaaaagacttttattcttccatttacttccactattcactttttatgtatcaataaccagatacatatttcgtttcctacttggaaacttcttcagtgtttgttatcgacttttAACAAATGTTTGTTAAACGCAATATTTGGCGCATTTTCATCAATACGTATTTTATGGTTTAAAAAATTATGGTTGTAAACATCGTTTCAGTCGTCATGTatataaaatcaaataaaaaatattttgttcattTAAACTATTGTCTTTTCTACTTCAGAAactttcagaaaattctttggatctACTCTCAGAAAATCGAATGATCATCAGTTTATCCTTTGAGGAACAGAACCAGAGCCCCTTGCGGACCAGATTTCATGCGGGCTTGAAGATGTTTGAGATCCATTTAAACGAATAAAATGTTGAGCTCCCTAAAGTTTTATTATATTTCTGCAGAAGTAGTAATCAGACCTACCAGACAGTATTGCAACTAAAATAATGACCTAAATTATATGTTGTCACCAtagaatcatgggtaggacattGCCTTGACTGTCCCACTCAGGAAATTCGTGCGTGGGACATGTtttacccactcccggcgccactggaaATTTCCAGCTTTGGAACAGCTAGGAGCAAATCACAACACTGACCACCGGAAAATAGACAAAATATAGATTTTAATACATGATACCAAATCACTCCGAATCTTTCCCGACAAAAAGTAAGTCAAATTTTCTGTTGCCATACaaatttgttaagaaaaaacttaacagcattaacttcaacaaaccaccaaaaactaaatttacaagctac comes from Armigeres subalbatus isolate Guangzhou_Male chromosome 2, GZ_Asu_2, whole genome shotgun sequence and encodes:
- the LOC134211513 gene encoding protein wech isoform X2; translated protein: MALLSNGASSMQITQQSGNPKQPNNKDGNGAFNSNDHIFFSNLFNALPRWDAPGKICSGPVTVPQSASSNATNFSNPASLERDSLTDDVLFSNVLGAIGTSSGSVPSHDILGAIGTHMTPSTSPQTNSSNGSSHCASSLGAVCGRCDTHAISRCLDCNDVLCEDCTHGHNKNTFAKDHCVISIHTISPIGSAAGVHSIPVANQPHCDVHGEVLRYLCESCKKIVCQECTLWDHKDHSCIPVANVSHGASEKILSIIESGKLGTKYIKASIDRAVTFSQAVERDAMDVSARIRKAMRHFILAAEDRERTLLERVDKFRQQKLTSLSDQMAGLRAALAGLSQTSDMLTKTLDAVDSMNNMDIAKALTAGENQMEQFAAMYKNLQPKEEFISFVAPNFELLQDIRMQGDVLLVGQRSNSFSNGSNVCIQPPSGNILTRRPIIRSSTPAQRLGSASSWEQTPSSKTSLGTSPTSIGIGPIPGMPVLGQSIPGCTVHVSTKPAVGPSTTFGFDGHEDGQVSRPWGISVDKDGHVLVADRRNNRVQVFYPDGTFKLKFGSKGTANGQFDLPAGICTDAQNRIIVVDKDNHRVQVFSPNGLFLLKFGSYGKDCGQFQYPWDVAVNVKGEILVTDSRNHRIQLFNSDGQFISRFSFDGVNHSRYLKGLTTPRGACFTPQGDVIVSDFENHRLLLIDSTLTKVLAAKGHEGTAVHEFSRPSGICCDDDGRVIVADSKNQRVLIFSPQLEFLWVVEIRPSSNNLLTMGMDEKDRPSDVALLPDGRLVVMVETSPDARDQCSPQKTFIQIY
- the LOC134211513 gene encoding protein wech isoform X1, which translates into the protein MTLMDARRTAMALLSNGASSMQITQQSGNPKQPNNKDGNGAFNSNDHIFFSNLFNALPRWDAPGKICSGPVTVPQSASSNATNFSNPASLERDSLTDDVLFSNVLGAIGTSSGSVPSHDILGAIGTHMTPSTSPQTNSSNGSSHCASSLGAVCGRCDTHAISRCLDCNDVLCEDCTHGHNKNTFAKDHCVISIHTISPIGSAAGVHSIPVANQPHCDVHGEVLRYLCESCKKIVCQECTLWDHKDHSCIPVANVSHGASEKILSIIESGKLGTKYIKASIDRAVTFSQAVERDAMDVSARIRKAMRHFILAAEDRERTLLERVDKFRQQKLTSLSDQMAGLRAALAGLSQTSDMLTKTLDAVDSMNNMDIAKALTAGENQMEQFAAMYKNLQPKEEFISFVAPNFELLQDIRMQGDVLLVGQRSNSFSNGSNVCIQPPSGNILTRRPIIRSSTPAQRLGSASSWEQTPSSKTSLGTSPTSIGIGPIPGMPVLGQSIPGCTVHVSTKPAVGPSTTFGFDGHEDGQVSRPWGISVDKDGHVLVADRRNNRVQVFYPDGTFKLKFGSKGTANGQFDLPAGICTDAQNRIIVVDKDNHRVQVFSPNGLFLLKFGSYGKDCGQFQYPWDVAVNVKGEILVTDSRNHRIQLFNSDGQFISRFSFDGVNHSRYLKGLTTPRGACFTPQGDVIVSDFENHRLLLIDSTLTKVLAAKGHEGTAVHEFSRPSGICCDDDGRVIVADSKNQRVLIFSPQLEFLWVVEIRPSSNNLLTMGMDEKDRPSDVALLPDGRLVVMVETSPDARDQCSPQKTFIQIY